Part of the Streptomyces antimycoticus genome, GTGAATGCGTCGCGGCATGTGGCGTGATGGTGATGTGACATGAGCTGTCGCTCCTTGTGAATGGAATAGGGAAATCGGGGGCGGCGTGTTGTCATCCGGTCGTCGGGGCGAAGCAGCAGGCCTTCGGCTGGAACCTCTGCCAAGGCTGCTGGGCACGTCAGGTGGCACTTAGCTTGCGGCTTCCTTTGATACGGCCTCTGAATCCGCATTCGGCCGCACCTCCCACCGTCCAGCCTCATGGGCGCATGTCTCCCGTAGCGGCTTCTTCGAGTTAATTCTTTGCAGAATTCCGATTCCGGCTATTGCCGGGAATGCGACCAATGTAGCTCGATATTGGGGATCGGTCGACATTGATGGCGGCTGCGAATTGCTGGAATTATCGCGAATTCACGACCGTATCGGAGGGGTATTCCATGGCTGGGTGACGCATAGTGTCGTCGGGTGTGCGGCGTCCGGCGGGTGCCGGGTTCGACCGGTCCGGCAACGGGCGCGAGGGTCCGGGTGGGGGCGGCACCCCGGCCCGGGTGGGCCGGGGGCGTGTGGGGTCCGGTGCGGGTGGTGCGGTGGGGGTGGCTATCGGGTGGTGGTGAGGGCGGTGGTCGCGGCTTTGGCGATCGCGGTGATGGCCTGGGCGGGGTGGGTCAGTTCCAGCGGCGTGGCGCCCGGCAGCGGGCACGGATCGGGGGCGAAGGCGAGCCATAGCACCGCGCATCCGGCGTCCTTCAGGGTGGTGATGCGTTGGGCGGCGCGGGCGGCTTCGTCGGGGTGGTAGTAGCCGTCGGAGGCGATGACCAGCAGGCGGCCCGTTCCGGGCTGGGTGAGGGCGAGCCCGGCGCACAGGGCGTCGATGGCCTCGGCGAGGCGGTGCCCGAGCCCCCTGGCCTCGAAGCGGGTGACCTTGGCGGGGGCGCGGCCGGGGGCGGTGATGGCGGTCAGGGCCCGGTCGTAGGCCACGGTCGCGGTGCGTGAGTCGGGGTCGGTCAGTGCGGTGGCTTTGGTCAGGATCCAGGCGGCCGAGGCGATCGGGTCTGCTGCGGCGTTCATGGATCCGGACACGTCGACCGCGATCCCCACGCGCAGTGGCGGTGTGGGGTTGGGGCGGCGCAGGGTCCGGGTCCAGGGTGTTGCCGTGGGGGTGGCTCCGGCCGCCCTCTGGGCCTCCCGGGCGAGAGCCTGGCGCATGTTGAGGCGACCGGGCGGGGCGGCCGAGGCGGTGTGCGTGGTGGTGCGTTCGCGGTAGGCGGCGGCCCGCAGAGCCTTGGCGAGCTGTCCGGCGGCGGCCTTCTCACTTGCGGTCGGCAGCCGGGTGCCGGTCACCGGTGACGGGGTGTTGCCCTTACGGGGTTTGCCGGGTGTGAACGGTCGCGCTCCGGGCGCGAAGACCCGTTCCGCCGTTTTGGCCGCTTGCCGTTCGTGGGCGGCCTGCGCGGCTTTCGCCTCGGCCCGCGCGGTTCGGGCTGCGGCGACCCGCGCCTGTGCGGCGGCCTGCGCGGCTTCGTTCGCCTGCACCCGTACCGTCACTTTCCCAATGGCCTCGGCGAGTTCACTCAGTGGTCCGCCGCCGGTGGGTTCGGGTCCGGTGGCTGGTGTGCCCAGGGCTTGGCACCAGGCATGCGCGTGATCCAGCATGCCGGGCGCGTCGTCGTCGGCGGTGGCGTGGGCCGCCGTCCAGATCTGAGTGAGGGTGTCCAGCAGGTCGGGACCAAGGATGCTGGTGACGGCCTGTTCAAGGGGTTCGGTTTCGTCCGGGTCGAGGATTCCGGCATCCCTGCGGCCGAGGATCAGACCGGCGGCCCGGGCAGCCTGCCAGCGGTTGCTGGGAGTCTGCGCGGTGACCTCGGCGAGGATGAGGGCGTGGGTGGCCGATCGCAGGAACGGGCGGTCGGCGGGGCGGCGGGTGAGATGAGCGTGTTCGGCGCGGGACTCCTCCAATAGCTGTGCCGCCCTGTCCAGCGCGGTCCCGCGCAGGTTGGGCGGGGTGGTCCAGATACTGTGCGCGGCGTGCGCGGCCTCGTGGACCAGGACTCCCCAAGCGGCCGGGTAGCGTTCCTCATCACCGCGTCGCTCGGGATTGATGGTGGCCGGTGGCAGCGGGGCGAAAAGTGCGGCGTCGATCTCCAGCTCGGCCGTGGTGGGGTAGAAGGCGCCCGGGGCGCCGGAGCGGGTGCCGTGCTGGCAGGTGACGATCACGTCCTTCCGGTCCGCGAGTTCGGGGAGCCGTCCGGTCAGGGCTGCGGCGATCCGGATCCATTGCCCGGCCTGCGCGGCCAGGCTGGGTTCGAACGGCGGGCCGCCGTCGTCCTCCCACCTCGCCTGGGCCCATTCGGCCTCAGACAGTGCGGGCGGCTGGTGCTGTACGTGGGCTGTGGTCTGCGCGGGCATGGCGGATCGGTCCCTTTCTGCGGGCGTCGGGGGTGCGTGGGGTGGTGGCCGGTGGGCCGGAGATGCGGGTCAGAGTTGGCGGCCCAGGGACAGAGCGGTCACCGGCTTACCCAGGGCTTTGGTGACGATTTCGGCGACCGTGTCGCGGTCTTCGAGCGGGGCGATGCCGACCAGATTGGCGAACGCCGCCTCGGCACCCAGGACATCGGCGATCTTCTGAAACGCAATCAACTCGCGTAGCTGCGGCGCCCAGCCGACCTCACCGGCCTGCTGGCAGGTGGCGAGGTTCCTCGCGATCCGTACCGCCGTCCTGTTGATCTTCAAGGCGGTCGCCAGGTCGTAGTCCGACCCCACCTGGATCTGTACCGAGAACCGGCTGGCGAGGGCCTCGGTCAGCACCGCGCCATGAACCCCGGGGTTGTGGCCCGCGATGACGTAGAAGCCCTCGGCGGCGGTGATCGTCTCGCCCTTGTGCGCCTTGACCTGAATCTGGCGCCGCCCGTCCATCGCCGGATACAGCGCTGCCAGCACCTTCGGGGAGATCAGGGTCGCATCGTCCAGCAGCAGGGCCCGCCCCTCCTGCATGGCCGTCACCAACGGCCCGTAGATGAA contains:
- a CDS encoding VWA domain-containing protein, whose protein sequence is MPAQTTAHVQHQPPALSEAEWAQARWEDDGGPPFEPSLAAQAGQWIRIAAALTGRLPELADRKDVIVTCQHGTRSGAPGAFYPTTAELEIDAALFAPLPPATINPERRGDEERYPAAWGVLVHEAAHAAHSIWTTPPNLRGTALDRAAQLLEESRAEHAHLTRRPADRPFLRSATHALILAEVTAQTPSNRWQAARAAGLILGRRDAGILDPDETEPLEQAVTSILGPDLLDTLTQIWTAAHATADDDAPGMLDHAHAWCQALGTPATGPEPTGGGPLSELAEAIGKVTVRVQANEAAQAAAQARVAAARTARAEAKAAQAAHERQAAKTAERVFAPGARPFTPGKPRKGNTPSPVTGTRLPTASEKAAAGQLAKALRAAAYRERTTTHTASAAPPGRLNMRQALAREAQRAAGATPTATPWTRTLRRPNPTPPLRVGIAVDVSGSMNAAADPIASAAWILTKATALTDPDSRTATVAYDRALTAITAPGRAPAKVTRFEARGLGHRLAEAIDALCAGLALTQPGTGRLLVIASDGYYHPDEAARAAQRITTLKDAGCAVLWLAFAPDPCPLPGATPLELTHPAQAITAIAKAATTALTTTR